One genomic window of Brachionichthys hirsutus isolate HB-005 chromosome 22, CSIRO-AGI_Bhir_v1, whole genome shotgun sequence includes the following:
- the LOC137911032 gene encoding suppressor APC domain-containing protein 1-like, which produces MACRPTDSSSYTVVILPLRTSLHSLDALRFYLWIRRLKDLEKEKDALRSGLEILGKTRFWYLRRLEQNRARLGRVETKSGLGCRLEELSEVRSRLLRSLIQRVNGSLGSVMSEPNATSSGIQSLAEAVEDSDLRWRNTVLTQEVSDKNRRISTLELEKDALLKELDELQAP; this is translated from the exons atggCCTGTCGCCCCACCGACTCTTCCTCCTACACCGTGGTCATCCTCCCCCTCAGGACCAGCCTCCACAGCCTGGACGCCCTTCGCTTCTACCTATGG ATTAGGCGCCTGAAGGatctggagaaggagaaggacgcCCTCCGGTCGGGCCTGGAGATCCTGGGAAAGACCCGGTTCTGGTACCTCCGGCGGCTGGAGCAGAACAGAGCCCGGCTGGGCAGAGTTGAGACCAAGAGTGGGCTCGGCTGCAGACTGGAGGAGCTGTCAGAG GTTCGGTCTCGCCTCCTCCGGTCTCTCATCCAGCGGGTCAACGGTTCTTTGGGCTCCGTGATGAGCGAGCCCAACGCCACCAGCAGCGGAATCCAGTCTCTGGCCGAGGCGGTCGAAGACAGCGACCTCCGATGGCGCAACACGGTACTGACGCAG GAAGTGAGTGACAAGAATCGCCGGATCTCCACGTTAGAGCTGGAAAAAGATGCGCTGCTCAAAGAGCTCGACGAACTCCAGGCCCCTTGA